From one Haloferax marinisediminis genomic stretch:
- a CDS encoding DHH family phosphoesterase — MSAGVSVSSMSTYAILGCGSVGHAVAEELADEGKDVLILDKDESRVESLRDQDLNAQTTDISEPELAEVVADRDVVLILSSDVEANKAAVSTMRDRGDDKFIVVRASDPVSEDELTQLGADVVINPSEVIADSALRSVESGELEYKARQLADILRETDHGLAILTHDNPDPDSLASAIALQAIAREYDIEADILYSGDMGHQENRAFVNILGIELTPRSDAKPLEEYGAVALVDHMKSGMPDLGEAEITVFIDHFEPDEGIDARFTDIRPNVSSTSTILTKYIQEFDLSPSKAVATALLYGIRAETLDFKRDTTPADLTAAAYLYPFADHDTLEKVESPSMSPETLDVLAEAIQNRDVQGSHLVSNAGFIRDRDALTQAAQHLLNLEGITTTAVFGIADDTIYLAARSKDIRMNIGKILSDAFTGIGEAGGHSTQGSVEIPLGIFTGIETNDDNRDTLLQLTEEAVKRKLFQAMGVESGESGNGS; from the coding sequence ATGAGTGCAGGCGTCAGTGTCTCTTCGATGTCCACGTATGCGATTCTCGGCTGTGGGAGCGTCGGGCACGCCGTGGCCGAAGAGCTGGCGGACGAGGGCAAAGATGTCCTCATCCTCGACAAGGACGAAAGCCGCGTCGAATCCCTGCGCGACCAGGACCTGAACGCGCAGACAACCGATATCTCCGAGCCAGAACTGGCCGAAGTCGTCGCAGACCGGGACGTCGTCCTCATCCTCTCGTCGGACGTCGAAGCGAACAAAGCCGCGGTGTCCACCATGCGCGACCGCGGTGACGACAAGTTCATCGTCGTCCGTGCGTCGGACCCAGTCTCCGAAGACGAACTGACGCAACTCGGCGCCGACGTAGTCATCAACCCCTCGGAGGTCATCGCCGACTCCGCACTCCGGAGCGTCGAATCCGGCGAACTGGAGTACAAAGCCCGGCAACTCGCCGACATCCTGCGTGAGACAGACCACGGGCTGGCGATTCTCACACACGACAATCCCGACCCGGACTCACTCGCGTCGGCAATCGCCCTGCAGGCCATCGCTCGCGAGTACGACATCGAGGCCGACATCCTCTACTCGGGTGACATGGGCCACCAAGAGAACCGGGCGTTCGTGAACATCCTCGGTATCGAACTCACGCCGCGGTCGGACGCGAAACCGCTCGAAGAGTACGGCGCAGTCGCACTCGTCGACCACATGAAGTCCGGGATGCCCGACCTCGGCGAGGCCGAAATCACGGTGTTCATCGACCACTTCGAACCCGACGAGGGCATCGACGCCCGCTTTACCGACATCCGCCCGAACGTCTCGTCGACGTCGACCATCCTCACCAAGTACATCCAGGAGTTCGACCTGAGTCCCTCGAAAGCAGTCGCCACGGCGCTTCTGTACGGAATCCGCGCCGAGACGCTGGACTTCAAGCGAGATACGACGCCTGCGGACCTGACCGCTGCGGCGTACCTGTATCCCTTCGCCGACCACGACACCTTAGAGAAAGTCGAGTCGCCGTCGATGTCGCCCGAGACGCTGGACGTGCTCGCCGAAGCCATCCAGAATCGAGACGTACAGGGGTCGCACCTCGTCTCGAACGCGGGGTTCATCCGTGACCGAGACGCGCTCACGCAAGCGGCCCAACACCTGCTGAATCTCGAAGGCATCACGACGACGGCCGTCTTCGGCATCGCCGACGACACCATCTATCTCGCCGCTCGCTCGAAGGACATCCGCATGAACATCGGAAAAATTCTGAGCGATGCGTTCACGGGTATCGGCGAAGCGGGCGGCCACTCGACGCAAGGGTCTGTCGAGATTCCACTCGGCATCTTCACCGGTATCGAGACGAACGACGACAACCGGGACACGCTCTTGCAGCTCACCGAAGAAGCGGTAAAGCGCAAGCTCTTCCAGGCGATGGGTGTGGAGAGCGGCGAGAGCGGAAACGGGAGTTAA
- a CDS encoding dihydrodipicolinate synthase family protein — MSKNSFHGVLCPLVTPFADGTVDEASLSTLVDWLIEHDIDGVVPCGTTGEFASLSPAEFRTVIETTVDAAEGRVPVVAGVAGTDIQTVSERIEFAASAGADAVLLTQPYFHTAPTPAGNQQFFETVADGSPLPLVLYNIPACTGQPIAPETVAAVADHDAIVGLKDSSGDFDYFLELLRVTDDEFTLLEGYDQHFVSGVHAGSDGGINALSNVVPEVFAEIRDEAFGGDTHTALEREQEAFPDLFGYCMEYGFATVAKAGLEHRGVIDSAEVRPPLVSLPDDVVTDIHHLVGN; from the coding sequence ATGTCGAAAAATTCGTTCCACGGTGTCCTCTGCCCACTCGTCACTCCCTTCGCAGACGGGACTGTCGACGAAGCGAGTCTGTCGACACTGGTCGATTGGCTCATCGAACACGATATCGACGGTGTCGTCCCCTGCGGGACGACTGGCGAGTTCGCGAGCCTTTCGCCCGCAGAGTTTCGAACGGTCATCGAGACGACTGTGGACGCTGCCGAGGGACGCGTCCCCGTCGTGGCTGGCGTCGCGGGAACCGATATCCAGACGGTGAGCGAACGAATCGAGTTCGCCGCCAGCGCTGGCGCCGACGCAGTCCTCCTCACGCAACCGTACTTCCACACTGCACCGACGCCCGCGGGCAACCAGCAGTTCTTCGAGACGGTCGCCGATGGAAGTCCGCTCCCACTCGTCCTCTACAACATCCCCGCCTGCACGGGCCAGCCAATCGCACCCGAGACAGTCGCCGCCGTCGCCGACCACGACGCAATCGTGGGCCTCAAAGATTCCAGCGGCGACTTCGACTACTTCCTCGAACTGCTGCGCGTGACCGACGACGAGTTCACCCTCCTCGAAGGCTACGACCAGCACTTCGTCTCTGGGGTTCACGCCGGCAGCGACGGCGGAATCAACGCCCTCTCGAACGTCGTCCCCGAGGTGTTCGCCGAGATTCGTGACGAGGCGTTCGGGGGAGACACGCACACAGCGCTCGAACGCGAGCAGGAGGCGTTCCCCGACTTATTCGGTTACTGCATGGAGTACGGGTTCGCGACAGTTGCGAAAGCCGGCCTCGAACACCGAGGCGTCATCGACTCGGCCGAGGTTCGGCCGCCGTTGGTGTCGCTTCCAGACGACGTCGTTACCGACATCCACCACCTCGTCGGTAACTGA
- a CDS encoding alpha/beta hydrolase family protein, producing MDHLETPAVHRMMTSPAGRLFTSRVFETIKMRSLPREFAVVRARAAADVALGEGPEAYLREVGAPPAPHLHDRIERALAQYAQVREEYDETMARWDSVFWGGYESLPDERVAIERDRREISQERAKPSDIFGFLAKDHLVPPVKFQTPDPDDALTRWHHELAEPERLYAFAESRASEEFPRVERSATVRGPGTVEFLLRFTSPSPHLSDKATARVYEPADVDGDLPTIIFHSGWGMFDDQLVYWPEEEYLARTLAPAGYRVILPDAPWHGRREPLGHYSGEPYIARAPVGLFTLYSAAALETGVLVDWARTEGAPVVGVGGVSLGGTITLHVGGRCGDWPESMRPDLLFPVGMPGAIDQTLLSGDLTTLLDIDKSLDAAGWTGEKLHELAPLLNPPKTSHLAPDHVFSFIGSRDEMAPTRTAQILLDEWGVPQQNRHEWDCGHFGVVANLIRRDEFQQTVARELDRATHDVQTKTVST from the coding sequence ATGGACCACCTCGAGACACCGGCCGTTCATCGGATGATGACGTCCCCTGCCGGCCGACTGTTCACCTCCCGCGTCTTCGAGACCATCAAGATGCGGTCGCTCCCCCGCGAGTTCGCCGTCGTCCGCGCCCGTGCTGCTGCAGACGTGGCCCTCGGAGAAGGCCCCGAGGCGTACCTCCGAGAAGTGGGCGCGCCACCTGCACCACACCTCCACGACAGAATCGAACGTGCCCTCGCCCAGTACGCGCAGGTCCGCGAGGAGTACGACGAGACGATGGCGCGATGGGACAGCGTGTTCTGGGGCGGGTACGAGTCGCTTCCGGACGAACGCGTCGCCATCGAACGCGACCGGCGAGAAATCTCGCAAGAACGCGCCAAACCGAGCGACATCTTCGGGTTCCTCGCGAAAGACCACCTCGTCCCGCCGGTGAAGTTCCAGACGCCCGACCCCGACGACGCGCTGACTCGTTGGCACCACGAACTGGCCGAACCCGAGCGACTGTATGCGTTCGCCGAATCCCGTGCCTCCGAGGAGTTCCCCCGAGTCGAACGCTCTGCGACCGTCCGCGGACCGGGAACGGTCGAGTTCCTCCTCCGATTTACGTCGCCGTCGCCACACCTCTCGGACAAAGCCACCGCTCGGGTGTACGAACCGGCCGACGTGGACGGCGACCTGCCGACGATTATCTTCCACTCCGGGTGGGGGATGTTCGACGACCAGCTCGTCTACTGGCCCGAAGAAGAGTACCTCGCACGGACACTCGCACCGGCAGGCTATCGCGTCATCCTCCCCGACGCGCCGTGGCACGGCCGGCGCGAACCACTCGGTCACTATAGCGGCGAACCCTACATCGCCCGTGCACCAGTCGGGTTGTTCACGCTGTATTCGGCCGCGGCACTCGAAACCGGTGTCCTCGTCGATTGGGCGCGCACCGAGGGCGCACCCGTCGTCGGCGTCGGCGGTGTCAGTCTCGGCGGTACGATTACCCTCCACGTCGGGGGTCGGTGTGGTGACTGGCCCGAATCGATGCGACCTGACCTCCTCTTCCCTGTCGGGATGCCCGGTGCCATCGACCAGACGCTCCTCTCGGGCGACCTCACCACACTCCTCGATATCGACAAATCGCTCGATGCCGCCGGGTGGACGGGCGAGAAACTCCACGAACTTGCACCACTGCTCAACCCGCCGAAGACCTCACACCTCGCTCCCGACCACGTCTTCTCGTTCATCGGTAGCCGCGACGAGATGGCACCGACACGGACGGCACAGATACTGCTCGACGAGTGGGGTGTCCCGCAGCAGAACCGCCACGAGTGGGACTGTGGGCACTTCGGCGTGGTGGCGAACCTGATTCGCCGCGACGAGTTCCAACAGACAGTCGCACGAGAACTCGACCGGGCAACGCACGACGTACAGACGAAAACAGTCTCGACCTGA
- the thrS gene encoding threonine--tRNA ligase, with product MSDIAVILPDGTELSVEEGATVRDAAFAIGPGLGKDTVAGVVDGELVDKETPLEDGAKLVIVTDQSDEYLDVLRHSAAHVFAQALQRLHPEAKLTIGPWTDDGFYYDVTNVDLEQENLDAIEDEMHNIIEEDLDIERVLVDREEALEKYADNPYKRDILETEAAGDDELSFYEQGEFEDLCKGPHVESTGDIGAVKLLNISAAYWRGDEENDTLTRVYGTAFESESDLEDFLEMRAEAEERDHRKLGRELDLFSIPSVTGPGLPLYHPNGKKVLQALETYGRDLNEDYGYDYVETPHLFRTELWKQSGHYDNYQDDMFLLDVNDEEYGLKPMNCPGHATIFKQGSWSYRDLPVRYAENGKVYRKEQRGELSGLSRVWAFTIDDGHLFVRPDQIEQEVEDIMNIILEVLETFDLDYEVALATRPEKSVGSDEIWEQAESQLESVLDASKMDYIVEEGDGAFYGPKIDFAFEDALGRKWDGPTVQLDFNMPERFELSYTGEDNEDHRPVMIHRALYGSFERFFMVLIEHYNGKFPFWLAPEQVRILPISDDQIGYAKKLQYELEDFRVTIEDRSWTLGRKIREAQTDRVPYMVIVGGDEEEAGTISVRDRKEREAQDVTVEEFRDHLRSENEEKRPEPDFLDDE from the coding sequence ATGAGTGATATCGCTGTCATCCTCCCAGACGGAACGGAACTTTCCGTCGAGGAGGGTGCGACGGTGCGAGACGCCGCGTTCGCAATCGGCCCCGGTCTCGGAAAGGACACCGTTGCCGGCGTCGTCGATGGCGAACTCGTAGACAAAGAGACGCCGCTCGAAGACGGCGCGAAACTCGTCATCGTCACCGACCAGTCCGACGAGTATCTGGACGTGCTGCGCCACTCGGCGGCTCACGTCTTCGCACAGGCCCTTCAGCGCCTCCACCCCGAGGCCAAACTGACCATCGGCCCGTGGACGGACGACGGGTTCTACTACGACGTGACGAACGTCGACCTCGAACAGGAGAACCTCGATGCCATCGAAGACGAGATGCACAACATCATCGAGGAAGACCTCGACATCGAGCGCGTGCTCGTCGACCGCGAAGAGGCACTCGAAAAGTACGCCGACAACCCCTACAAGCGTGACATCCTCGAAACCGAGGCCGCAGGCGACGACGAGCTTTCGTTCTACGAACAGGGCGAGTTCGAGGACCTCTGTAAGGGACCGCACGTCGAGTCGACGGGCGACATCGGCGCCGTCAAACTCCTCAACATCTCCGCGGCCTACTGGCGCGGTGACGAGGAGAACGACACGCTAACGCGTGTCTACGGGACGGCCTTCGAGTCCGAATCTGACCTCGAAGACTTCCTCGAGATGCGTGCCGAGGCCGAAGAGCGTGACCACCGCAAACTCGGGCGCGAACTCGACCTGTTCTCCATCCCGAGCGTCACGGGGCCGGGCCTCCCACTGTACCACCCCAACGGGAAGAAGGTCCTGCAGGCGCTGGAGACGTACGGCCGCGACCTGAACGAGGACTACGGCTACGACTACGTCGAGACGCCGCACCTGTTCCGGACGGAACTGTGGAAGCAGTCGGGCCACTACGACAACTACCAGGACGACATGTTCCTCCTCGACGTCAACGACGAGGAGTACGGCCTGAAGCCGATGAACTGCCCGGGTCACGCGACCATCTTCAAGCAGGGCAGTTGGAGTTACCGTGACCTGCCGGTTCGCTACGCCGAAAACGGGAAGGTCTACCGCAAAGAGCAGCGCGGTGAACTCTCCGGTCTCTCGCGCGTGTGGGCGTTCACCATCGACGACGGTCACCTGTTCGTCCGCCCCGACCAGATCGAACAGGAAGTCGAGGACATCATGAACATCATCCTCGAAGTCCTCGAGACGTTCGACCTCGACTACGAAGTCGCACTCGCGACGCGCCCCGAGAAGTCCGTGGGATCGGACGAAATCTGGGAGCAAGCCGAGTCGCAACTCGAATCCGTCCTCGACGCCTCGAAGATGGACTACATCGTCGAAGAGGGCGACGGCGCTTTCTACGGCCCGAAAATCGACTTCGCGTTCGAAGACGCGCTCGGACGGAAGTGGGACGGCCCGACGGTCCAACTCGACTTCAACATGCCCGAGCGGTTCGAACTCTCGTACACGGGCGAGGACAACGAAGACCACCGCCCGGTGATGATTCACCGCGCCCTCTACGGGTCGTTCGAGCGGTTCTTCATGGTGCTCATCGAGCACTACAACGGCAAGTTCCCGTTCTGGCTCGCCCCCGAGCAGGTCCGCATCCTTCCCATCTCGGACGACCAGATTGGCTACGCCAAGAAGCTGCAGTACGAACTCGAAGACTTCCGTGTCACCATCGAAGACCGCTCGTGGACGCTCGGTCGGAAGATTCGCGAAGCCCAGACGGACCGCGTTCCGTACATGGTCATCGTCGGCGGCGACGAGGAAGAAGCAGGAACCATCTCCGTTCGTGACCGCAAAGAGCGCGAAGCACAGGACGTGACGGTCGAGGAGTTCCGCGACCACCTCCGGAGCGAGAACGAAGAGAAGCGTCCCGAACCCGACTTCCTCGACGACGAGTAA
- a CDS encoding MFS transporter, with protein MNRTRLRFWALYLTRFAGGFGFITLVTLLPKYINELDPTALVLPELAIGGLVLGGLTLSKGFVIGMYTTGFTLAQTVAVVPLAWAGDRYDKRLVLAGTVGLGAVVYALFPLVDSSLSFVVARAAQGIAVTGAGLMSLALVGELAREGTRANHIGKANAARFAASILGSISAGFLYDAFGFTPIFIVITILLTIAVVAVWVFLPPDETTVHGFPFTNLALNERILTMATFRVQYSVAVTLVRTWVPIYAGVSAASGGLAYGGIAVAATVVAEKFTNMLCQPYTGRISDQYGRARFVFVGGGLYGLIALAVPFSPAIGEALALPAAFPILGPLSPAFLPLVGLAGLLGVADSLREPASMALFADEGTDGAGVASSFGIRELLWRPGSVAAPLLGGYLMADVGMEWVFYVGGASAITGVLAFLGVLVWSHGTSALTQW; from the coding sequence ATGAACCGTACCCGTCTGAGGTTCTGGGCGTTGTACCTCACCCGTTTCGCCGGTGGATTCGGGTTCATCACGCTCGTGACCCTCCTCCCGAAGTATATCAACGAGTTGGACCCGACGGCCCTCGTGCTGCCGGAACTCGCCATCGGCGGACTCGTCCTTGGTGGTCTCACGCTCTCGAAGGGTTTCGTCATCGGCATGTACACCACTGGGTTCACACTCGCACAGACCGTCGCCGTCGTCCCCCTCGCGTGGGCGGGTGACAGATACGACAAACGTCTCGTTCTCGCGGGAACTGTCGGCCTCGGCGCAGTCGTCTACGCACTGTTCCCGCTCGTCGACTCGAGTCTCTCGTTCGTCGTCGCTCGCGCGGCACAGGGCATCGCAGTCACTGGTGCGGGACTGATGTCGCTCGCACTCGTCGGCGAACTCGCTCGCGAGGGAACACGTGCGAACCACATCGGCAAAGCGAACGCCGCACGGTTCGCGGCATCTATCCTCGGCAGTATCAGCGCTGGATTCCTCTACGACGCCTTCGGCTTCACGCCTATCTTCATCGTCATCACGATTCTCCTGACCATCGCCGTCGTCGCCGTCTGGGTGTTTCTCCCACCGGACGAGACGACGGTCCACGGCTTTCCGTTCACGAACCTCGCGCTCAACGAGCGTATTCTGACGATGGCGACGTTCCGCGTCCAGTACTCCGTCGCCGTCACGCTCGTTCGGACGTGGGTGCCGATTTACGCTGGCGTCTCGGCGGCGTCGGGTGGCCTCGCCTACGGTGGGATTGCCGTCGCTGCAACCGTCGTCGCGGAGAAGTTCACCAACATGCTCTGTCAGCCGTACACCGGCCGCATCTCCGACCAGTACGGCCGCGCGCGCTTCGTCTTCGTCGGGGGCGGCCTCTACGGCCTCATCGCACTCGCAGTCCCCTTCTCGCCTGCAATCGGGGAAGCGCTCGCGCTTCCCGCCGCCTTCCCGATTCTCGGCCCGCTTTCACCAGCGTTCCTCCCACTCGTCGGACTCGCAGGACTTCTCGGTGTCGCGGACAGCCTCCGCGAACCCGCCAGTATGGCTCTCTTCGCCGACGAAGGGACTGACGGCGCAGGTGTCGCCAGTAGTTTCGGCATTCGCGAACTTCTCTGGCGCCCGGGAAGCGTCGCCGCACCGCTTCTGGGTGGCTACCTCATGGCCGATGTCGGCATGGAGTGGGTGTTCTACGTCGGCGGCGCCTCTGCGATTACCGGTGTTCTCGCGTTCCTCGGTGTTCTCGTGTGGTCCCACGGGACGAGTGCGTTGACGCAATGGTAA